One genomic window of Pseudomonas aeruginosa includes the following:
- a CDS encoding class I SAM-dependent methyltransferase, with product MPGHRITLTGEKQTLLITLYAKALDSRLDDSILHDRFAEEAVRQIDFDFSRVALGKGNERALAMRSHYFDQACREFLDHHPEGQVLNLGCGLDSRIYRVDPPAELPWFDLDYPEVMDLRERLYPPRAGAYRALRHSVDDDGWLQGVPRERPALVLAEGLMPYLRESQVRRLVERLVDHLGSGELLFDGYGRLGIMLLRLYPPLRETGAQVHWSIDDPRELERWHPALRFIEEVTDYDPQDVAKLPQSSRLMLPIYNGFAFLRRMGRLIRYRWPRV from the coding sequence ATGCCCGGCCACCGCATTACCCTCACCGGAGAAAAGCAGACGCTCCTGATCACCCTCTACGCCAAGGCGCTGGATAGCCGCCTGGACGATTCCATCCTCCATGACCGTTTCGCCGAGGAGGCGGTGCGGCAGATCGACTTCGACTTCTCCAGGGTCGCCCTCGGCAAGGGCAACGAACGGGCCCTGGCCATGCGCTCGCATTACTTCGACCAGGCCTGCCGCGAGTTCCTCGACCACCATCCCGAGGGGCAGGTGCTCAACCTCGGTTGCGGCCTGGACAGCCGTATCTACCGGGTCGACCCGCCGGCCGAGCTGCCCTGGTTCGACCTCGACTATCCGGAAGTCATGGACCTGCGCGAGCGGCTCTACCCGCCGCGCGCCGGCGCCTATCGGGCGCTGCGCCACTCGGTGGACGACGACGGCTGGCTGCAAGGGGTGCCGCGCGAGCGGCCCGCCCTGGTCCTGGCCGAGGGGCTGATGCCTTACCTGCGGGAGTCCCAGGTGCGACGCCTGGTGGAACGCCTGGTCGACCACCTGGGTAGCGGCGAGCTGCTGTTCGACGGCTACGGCCGCCTCGGCATCATGCTGCTGCGCCTGTATCCGCCGCTGCGCGAGACCGGGGCGCAGGTGCATTGGAGCATCGACGACCCGCGCGAACTCGAGCGGTGGCATCCGGCCCTGCGTTTCATCGAGGAGGTCACCGACTATGACCCGCAGGACGTCGCCAAGCTGCCGCAGTCGTCGCGGCTGATGCTGCCGATCTACAACGGCTTCGCCTTCCTGCGGCGGATGGGCCGGCTGATCCGCTACCGTTGGCCCAGGGTCTAG
- a CDS encoding LysR family transcriptional regulator — translation MKANSDELQSFVSVVDSGSISAAAEQMGLTASAVSRTLSRLEHKLGTTLLNRTTRRMELTEEGRYFLDQARQILQQMEALEERLALRRQSPAGRLRINAASPFMLHAVVPHIGEFRRLYPDIQLELNTNDLIIDLLEQRTDVAIRIGALSDSTLHARPLGASRLHILASPEYLARHGTPASIEGLRGHTLLGFTQPEHLNRWPVVHADGDRLEIQPDISASSGETLRQLALSHQGIACLASFMTDRDIQDGRLVPLFAEQMSEYRQPIHAVYYRNSQLALRIQCFLDFIQQRLGA, via the coding sequence ATGAAAGCCAACTCCGATGAACTGCAAAGCTTCGTCAGTGTAGTCGACAGCGGTTCCATCAGCGCCGCCGCGGAACAGATGGGACTGACCGCCTCGGCCGTCAGCCGGACCCTCTCGCGCCTCGAGCACAAGCTCGGCACCACCCTGCTCAACCGCACCACCCGGCGCATGGAGCTGACCGAGGAAGGCCGCTACTTCCTCGACCAGGCACGGCAGATCCTGCAGCAGATGGAGGCGCTCGAGGAACGCCTGGCCCTGCGCCGGCAGAGCCCCGCCGGGCGCCTGCGGATCAACGCCGCCTCGCCCTTCATGCTGCACGCGGTGGTGCCGCACATCGGCGAGTTCCGCCGGCTGTACCCGGACATCCAGCTCGAACTCAACACCAACGACCTGATCATCGACCTGTTGGAGCAACGCACCGACGTGGCGATCCGCATCGGCGCGCTCAGCGACTCCACCCTGCACGCGCGCCCGCTGGGCGCCAGCCGCCTGCACATCCTCGCCAGCCCGGAGTACCTGGCCCGCCACGGCACGCCGGCGAGCATCGAGGGGCTGCGAGGGCACACCCTGCTCGGCTTCACCCAGCCCGAGCACCTCAACCGCTGGCCGGTGGTGCACGCCGACGGCGATCGCCTGGAGATCCAGCCGGATATCTCTGCCTCCAGCGGCGAGACGCTCCGCCAACTGGCCCTGAGCCACCAGGGCATCGCCTGCCTGGCCAGCTTCATGACCGACCGCGATATCCAGGACGGGCGCCTGGTGCCGCTGTTCGCCGAACAGATGAGCGAATACCGGCAACCGATCCACGCCGTCTACTATCGCAACTCGCAACTGGCGCTGCGCATCCAGTGCTTCCTCGACTTCATCCAGCAGCGCCTGGGCGCCTGA
- a CDS encoding aminoglycoside phosphotransferase family protein — translation MNESLDFSPYLERWALQPDGEPFATHSSRLLPVRHRGAAAMLKISSAEEERFGHVLLNWWDGQGAARVLAYDHQALLMERATGGRSLLEMVRRGDDDEATRILCQAIERIHAPRPGPLPELTPLERWFDSLYAAERRYGGLYVDCANAARYLLETAREQRPLHGDIHHGNVLDFGERGWQVIDPKRLYGERGYDYANLFTNPDAKTAQAPGRFERQLEIVIAASGLQRRRLLQWILAWTGLSAAWFDEDGSREETEAELAIARLALANLARTPAQ, via the coding sequence GTGAACGAATCCCTCGATTTCTCGCCCTACCTCGAGCGCTGGGCGTTGCAACCCGACGGCGAGCCCTTCGCCACCCACAGCAGCCGCCTGCTGCCGGTGCGCCATCGCGGCGCAGCGGCGATGCTGAAGATATCCAGTGCCGAAGAAGAGCGTTTCGGCCACGTACTGCTCAACTGGTGGGACGGCCAGGGCGCGGCCAGGGTGCTGGCCTACGACCACCAGGCGCTGCTGATGGAGCGTGCCACCGGCGGGCGCTCGCTGCTGGAGATGGTCAGGCGCGGCGACGACGACGAGGCTACGCGTATCCTCTGCCAGGCCATCGAACGCATCCATGCCCCGCGCCCGGGTCCGTTGCCGGAACTGACCCCGCTGGAGCGCTGGTTCGACTCGCTGTATGCCGCCGAGCGCCGCTACGGCGGGCTCTACGTCGACTGCGCGAATGCCGCCCGCTACCTGCTGGAGACCGCTCGCGAACAGCGCCCGCTGCATGGCGACATCCACCACGGCAATGTGCTCGACTTCGGCGAGCGCGGCTGGCAAGTCATCGACCCCAAGCGGCTCTACGGCGAGCGCGGCTACGACTACGCCAACCTGTTCACCAATCCCGACGCGAAGACCGCCCAGGCGCCCGGCCGTTTCGAGCGCCAGCTGGAGATCGTAATCGCCGCCAGCGGCCTGCAGCGCCGCCGCCTGCTGCAATGGATCCTGGCCTGGACCGGACTCTCGGCGGCCTGGTTCGACGAGGACGGCAGCCGCGAGGAGACCGAAGCCGAGCTGGCCATCGCCCGCCTGGCCCTGGCAAACCTCGCTCGAACGCCTGCGCAATGA
- a CDS encoding DUF808 domain-containing protein, giving the protein MAGASLLTLLDDIAAVLDDVSLMTKVAAKKTAGVLGDDLALNAQQVTGVNADRELPVVWAVAKGSLRNKAILVPAALLISAFAPWAVIPLLMLGGAYLCFEGFEKIAHKYLPHDDEHADEAALAANVDVAALEKQKIGGAIRTDFILSAEIIAITLGTVAESSFTTQVLVLVGIALVMTIGVYGLVAGIVKLDDAGLYLSRRDSGFAQGLGGAILRTAPYLMKGLSVVGMAAMFMVGGGILTHGIPVVHHAIEQAAQSVAGIATLGPLLAAITPTLLNFLFGIVAGAVVLAGVLLVKRLLPKKKKTG; this is encoded by the coding sequence ATGGCCGGAGCCAGCCTCCTCACCCTCCTCGACGATATTGCCGCGGTGCTCGACGACGTCTCGCTGATGACCAAGGTCGCCGCGAAGAAGACCGCCGGTGTCCTCGGCGACGACCTGGCCCTCAACGCCCAGCAGGTCACCGGGGTCAACGCCGACCGCGAACTGCCGGTGGTCTGGGCGGTAGCCAAGGGCTCGCTGCGGAACAAGGCGATCCTCGTCCCCGCCGCGCTGTTGATCAGCGCCTTCGCGCCCTGGGCGGTGATCCCGCTGCTGATGCTCGGTGGCGCCTACCTGTGCTTCGAAGGCTTCGAGAAGATCGCCCACAAATACCTGCCCCATGACGACGAGCACGCCGACGAGGCAGCGCTGGCGGCCAATGTCGACGTGGCCGCCCTGGAAAAGCAGAAGATCGGCGGCGCGATCCGTACCGACTTCATCCTCTCCGCGGAAATCATCGCCATCACCCTGGGTACCGTCGCCGAGTCCAGCTTCACCACCCAGGTACTGGTGCTGGTCGGCATCGCCCTGGTGATGACCATCGGCGTCTACGGCCTGGTCGCCGGCATCGTCAAGCTGGACGACGCCGGCCTCTACCTGTCCAGGCGCGACAGCGGCTTTGCCCAAGGGCTCGGCGGCGCCATCCTGCGCACCGCGCCATACCTGATGAAAGGCCTGTCGGTGGTCGGCATGGCGGCGATGTTCATGGTCGGCGGCGGCATCCTCACCCACGGTATCCCGGTGGTCCACCACGCCATCGAACAGGCCGCGCAGAGCGTCGCCGGCATCGCCACGCTGGGCCCGCTGCTGGCGGCGATCACCCCGACCCTGCTGAACTTCCTGTTCGGCATCGTCGCCGGCGCCGTGGTCCTGGCGGGGGTGCTGCTGGTCAAGCGCCTGCTGCCGAAGAAGAAAAAGACTGGCTGA
- the ccoN gene encoding cytochrome-c oxidase, cbb3-type subunit I translates to MNDTDSRKDPDGYNYDVVRQFTLMTLVWGILGMGLGVFIAAQLVWPALNLDLPWTSFGRIRPIHTSLVIFAFGGSALFATSFYVVQRTSGVRLISDALARFVFWGWQAAIVGMIVSYPLGYTTSKEYAEMEWPLALWMAIVWVVYAYLFFGTIARRKVKHIYVGNWFYGAFIIVTAMVHIVNHALLPVSLGKSYSAYSGATDAMIQWWYGHSVVGFILSVGFLGMMYYFVPKQAGRPIYSYRLSIVHFWAIISIYIWAGPHHLHYTALPDWAQSLGMVMSLILLAPSWGGMINGMMTLSGAWHKLRTDPILRFLVVSLAFYGMSTFEGPMMAIKTVNSLSHYTDWTIGHVHAGALGWVAMISIGTLYHMIPKLWGRERMHSVGLINAHFWLATIGTVLYIASMWVNGITQGLMWRAVNEDGTLTYSFVEALVASHPGYVVRLLGGATFASGMLLMAYNTWRTLRSAQDQRQPVLAAGQGA, encoded by the coding sequence ATGAACGATACGGATAGCAGAAAAGATCCGGACGGCTACAACTACGACGTCGTCCGCCAGTTCACCCTGATGACCCTGGTCTGGGGCATCCTCGGCATGGGCCTGGGGGTGTTCATCGCCGCCCAACTGGTCTGGCCGGCGCTCAACCTCGACCTGCCCTGGACCAGCTTCGGCCGCATCCGCCCGATCCACACCAGCCTGGTGATCTTCGCCTTCGGCGGCAGCGCGTTGTTCGCCACCTCCTTCTACGTGGTGCAGCGCACCAGCGGCGTGCGGCTGATCTCCGATGCCCTGGCGCGCTTCGTGTTCTGGGGCTGGCAGGCGGCGATCGTGGGGATGATCGTCAGCTACCCGCTGGGCTATACCACCTCCAAGGAATACGCCGAGATGGAATGGCCGCTGGCGCTGTGGATGGCGATCGTCTGGGTGGTCTATGCCTACCTGTTCTTCGGCACCATCGCCCGTCGCAAGGTGAAGCACATCTACGTCGGCAACTGGTTCTACGGCGCCTTCATCATCGTCACCGCGATGGTCCATATCGTGAACCATGCATTGCTGCCGGTGAGCCTGGGCAAGTCCTACTCGGCCTATTCCGGCGCCACCGACGCGATGATCCAGTGGTGGTACGGGCACAGTGTGGTCGGCTTCATCCTCTCGGTCGGCTTCCTCGGCATGATGTACTACTTCGTGCCCAAGCAGGCCGGGCGACCGATCTACTCCTATCGCCTGTCCATCGTGCATTTCTGGGCGATCATCTCGATCTACATCTGGGCCGGTCCGCACCACCTGCACTACACCGCGCTGCCGGACTGGGCGCAGTCGCTGGGCATGGTGATGTCGCTGATCCTCCTGGCACCGAGCTGGGGCGGCATGATCAACGGCATGATGACCCTCTCCGGCGCCTGGCATAAGCTGCGCACCGACCCGATCCTGCGCTTCCTGGTGGTGTCCCTGGCCTTCTACGGCATGTCCACCTTCGAAGGCCCGATGATGGCGATCAAGACGGTCAACTCGCTGTCCCACTACACCGACTGGACCATCGGCCATGTCCACGCCGGCGCCCTCGGCTGGGTGGCGATGATCTCCATCGGCACGCTCTACCACATGATCCCGAAACTCTGGGGCCGCGAGCGGATGCACAGCGTCGGCCTGATCAACGCGCACTTCTGGCTGGCCACCATCGGCACCGTGCTGTACATCGCCTCGATGTGGGTCAACGGCATCACCCAGGGCCTGATGTGGCGGGCGGTCAACGAGGACGGCACGCTCACCTACTCGTTCGTCGAGGCGCTGGTGGCCAGCCATCCGGGCTACGTGGTGCGCCTGCTCGGCGGCGCCACCTTCGCCAGCGGCATGCTGCTGATGGCCTACAACACCTGGCGGACCCTGCGCAGCGCGCAGGACCAGCGGCAGCCGGTCCTGGCGGCCGGCCAGGGGGCCTGA
- a CDS encoding HPP family protein, with protein sequence MNDSPSTAVRTWLKGFRPLTLNARPRDCLRAGLGACIGALAAVFACQALFGSELALRLAAPLGASAVLLFALASSPLAQPWSMLGGNLVAALAGGLSAYWFGHDLAPALVGMALGMLLMFALRCLHPPSCALALSVALNPSLSELGIDVVWPILLSTLVLIGCALLYNNLMRSPYPRPYQSPRANLHGTRDLAPSARTDFSARDLDQALQDFGEYVDITRDDLERLIHHTERYALRRRMGELTAARIMSRDVQTASTETFIDDAWKQLQEHRLKALPVLDEHRRLAGIVTQSDLLKHFRPDGSPFKRLRFLRGTKLKTIMTTPVVCVQADTHAVELVSLLSDEGLHCLPVLNEAGYLVGIVSQTDLIAALYRNWLQHLGQADQIT encoded by the coding sequence ATGAACGACTCCCCCAGCACCGCCGTACGCACCTGGCTGAAAGGCTTCCGCCCCCTGACCCTGAACGCTCGACCGCGCGACTGCCTGCGCGCCGGACTCGGTGCCTGCATCGGCGCGCTCGCCGCGGTATTCGCCTGCCAGGCGTTGTTCGGCAGCGAACTGGCGCTGCGCCTGGCAGCGCCGCTCGGCGCATCCGCCGTACTACTGTTCGCCCTCGCCTCCAGCCCCCTGGCGCAACCCTGGTCGATGCTCGGCGGCAACCTGGTCGCCGCCCTGGCCGGCGGCCTCAGCGCCTATTGGTTCGGACACGATCTGGCCCCGGCCCTGGTCGGCATGGCCCTCGGCATGCTGCTGATGTTCGCCCTGCGCTGCCTGCATCCGCCGAGCTGCGCGCTGGCCCTGAGCGTGGCCCTCAACCCGTCCCTGAGCGAACTCGGCATCGACGTGGTCTGGCCGATCCTGCTCTCCACCCTGGTGCTGATCGGCTGCGCGCTGCTCTACAACAACCTGATGCGCTCTCCCTACCCGCGCCCCTACCAGTCGCCGCGGGCCAATCTCCATGGCACCCGCGACCTGGCGCCGAGCGCGCGTACGGACTTCTCCGCCCGGGACCTGGACCAGGCGCTGCAGGACTTCGGCGAATACGTCGACATCACCCGCGACGATCTCGAGCGACTGATCCACCATACCGAGCGTTACGCCTTGCGCCGGCGCATGGGCGAGCTGACCGCGGCACGGATCATGTCCCGCGACGTGCAGACCGCCAGCACCGAGACCTTCATCGACGACGCCTGGAAGCAGTTGCAGGAACACCGTCTGAAGGCCCTGCCGGTGCTCGACGAGCATCGGCGGCTGGCCGGCATCGTCACCCAGAGCGACCTGCTCAAGCACTTCCGCCCCGACGGCAGCCCGTTCAAGCGCCTGCGCTTCCTGCGCGGGACCAAGCTGAAGACGATCATGACCACCCCGGTGGTCTGCGTACAGGCCGACACCCACGCCGTCGAACTGGTCTCGCTGCTATCCGACGAAGGCCTGCACTGCCTGCCGGTGCTCAACGAGGCCGGCTACCTGGTCGGCATCGTCAGCCAGACCGACCTGATCGCCGCGCTCTACCGCAACTGGCTGCAGCACCTGGGCCAGGCCGATCAGATCACGTAG
- a CDS encoding LysR family transcriptional regulator produces MDIDLARTFLEIARSGSFVAAAERLHLTQTAVTARIQNLEGQLGCRLFVRNRAGARLTADGEHFLGYASQLVQTWDAARRDLPLPDGFRNLLNLGGEVSLCNPLLLNWMRRLREAIPGHAVRVEIGQGADLLKQLEQGALDAALVYQPEYWPGLQVEQLLEEKLVMVRSVLSAEPYLYVDWGPDFRSQHDAALPDRAKAALACNLGPLALQYIMQNGGSGYFRTRVVSSYLDGGTLQRVEQAPEFAYPTYLVYSRERLSPTLRHAFQLLREVVREDSDWSQRWDYVI; encoded by the coding sequence ATGGATATCGACCTCGCCCGTACCTTCCTGGAGATCGCACGCAGCGGTAGCTTCGTCGCTGCCGCGGAACGCCTGCACCTGACCCAGACCGCCGTCACCGCGCGCATCCAGAACCTCGAAGGGCAACTCGGCTGCCGGCTGTTCGTGCGCAACCGCGCGGGCGCGCGCCTGACCGCCGACGGCGAGCACTTCCTCGGCTACGCCAGCCAACTGGTGCAGACCTGGGATGCGGCGCGACGCGACCTGCCGCTGCCGGACGGCTTCCGCAACCTGCTCAACCTCGGTGGCGAGGTCAGCCTGTGCAATCCGTTGCTGCTGAACTGGATGCGGCGCCTGCGCGAGGCGATTCCCGGCCACGCCGTGCGGGTCGAGATCGGCCAGGGCGCCGACCTGCTCAAGCAACTGGAGCAGGGCGCGCTGGATGCCGCGCTGGTCTACCAGCCGGAATACTGGCCGGGGCTGCAGGTCGAGCAGTTGCTGGAGGAAAAGCTGGTGATGGTGCGTTCCGTGCTATCCGCGGAGCCTTATCTGTATGTCGACTGGGGCCCGGATTTCCGCAGCCAGCACGATGCCGCGCTGCCGGACCGGGCCAAGGCCGCGCTAGCCTGCAACCTCGGTCCGCTGGCCCTGCAGTACATCATGCAGAACGGCGGCAGCGGTTATTTCCGTACCCGGGTGGTGAGCAGCTACCTGGATGGCGGCACCCTGCAACGGGTCGAGCAGGCGCCGGAGTTCGCCTACCCGACCTACCTGGTGTACTCCCGCGAGCGCCTGTCGCCGACCCTGCGCCATGCGTTCCAGTTGCTGCGCGAAGTGGTCCGCGAGGACAGCGACTGGTCGCAGCGCTGGGACTACGTGATCTGA
- a CDS encoding sensor domain-containing diguanylate cyclase yields the protein MLARDSLVQAGLPDNPYARQLRTGFRWLRFEKELENEFREFLSWNSLMQRRAAIGVAFLIWALFIVADWMMVDIRLHPSLFEQLLGVRLGMIGLLLVVWPAAFLPSLRKVGDAIAPYCLLLINLAVLACDVLFEWHGVPRFTQLGATLGILAVFFPLGLAFWACVRLALLCLALNLAVFLLFGGEENLRTNLLNTLYNGLVVLICSFALYLQDYAQREQFLGRRLLGMMAEQDSLTGLVNRRYYELLAQRALEQGAREEKGVALILVDVDDFKAYNDHYGHPAGDAALRQLGVVLRQGARRPLDIAARLGGEEFAVLLYDSEEGNTLAIAERLRQAVEALGIEHLGSSAGPCLTISLGVAYSTSGMGLDALYREADRALYEAKDAGRNAVRVAFRQHDRLE from the coding sequence ATGCTTGCACGCGACAGCCTGGTACAGGCTGGTCTGCCGGATAATCCGTATGCGCGCCAGTTGCGCACCGGCTTTCGTTGGTTGCGGTTCGAAAAGGAGCTGGAAAACGAGTTTCGCGAGTTTCTCAGCTGGAACTCGCTGATGCAGCGGCGCGCTGCCATCGGGGTGGCGTTCCTGATCTGGGCGCTGTTCATCGTGGCCGACTGGATGATGGTGGACATCCGCCTGCACCCCAGCCTGTTCGAGCAACTGCTGGGCGTGCGCCTGGGAATGATCGGCCTGCTGCTGGTGGTCTGGCCGGCGGCCTTCCTGCCCAGCCTGCGCAAGGTCGGCGATGCCATCGCGCCCTACTGCCTGCTGCTGATCAACCTGGCGGTGCTGGCCTGCGACGTGCTGTTCGAGTGGCATGGGGTGCCGCGCTTCACCCAACTGGGCGCGACCCTGGGCATCCTCGCGGTGTTCTTCCCGCTCGGCCTGGCGTTCTGGGCCTGCGTGCGCCTGGCGTTGCTGTGCCTGGCCCTGAACCTGGCGGTATTCCTGCTTTTCGGCGGCGAAGAGAACCTGCGTACCAACCTGCTGAATACGCTCTACAACGGCCTGGTGGTCCTGATCTGTTCGTTCGCCCTGTACCTGCAGGACTACGCCCAGCGCGAGCAGTTCCTCGGCCGGCGGCTGCTGGGCATGATGGCCGAACAGGACAGCCTCACCGGCCTGGTCAACCGGCGCTACTACGAGCTGCTCGCCCAGCGGGCCCTGGAGCAGGGCGCCCGCGAAGAAAAGGGGGTGGCGCTGATCCTGGTGGATGTCGACGACTTCAAGGCCTACAACGACCACTACGGGCATCCGGCCGGCGATGCCGCCCTGCGCCAGCTTGGCGTCGTGCTCCGGCAGGGCGCGCGGCGGCCGCTGGATATCGCCGCGCGCCTGGGCGGGGAGGAGTTCGCCGTGTTGCTCTACGACAGCGAGGAGGGCAACACCCTGGCCATCGCCGAGCGCCTGCGGCAGGCGGTGGAGGCGCTGGGCATCGAGCACCTGGGCTCCAGCGCCGGCCCCTGCCTGACCATCAGCCTGGGGGTGGCCTATTCGACCTCCGGCATGGGCCTGGACGCGCTCTATCGCGAGGCCGACCGCGCGCTCTACGAGGCCAAGGATGCAGGGCGCAACGCGGTGCGCGTGGCGTTCCGGCAGCACGACCGCCTCGAATAG
- a CDS encoding GlxA family transcriptional regulator: MPEPRLIACLIYPDVMSLDVTGPLQVFASANVERQRQGLPPFYRIQVLGERSEAVPSSAGIRICADLAWRDCPPESLDTLLVPGGLGVEAQTRNADLLAWLKAAEPCIRRLGSVCSGALILAAAGVLDGRPATTHWADVATLRQGFPGVHVQGDRLHTYDPRCRDGDAHIFTSAGVTAGIDLALALVEADLGRSLALSVARRLVMFLKRPGGQAQFSAWLTPEPSRTPRLAALLEWIPANLAGDLSLEALADQACMSPRTLSRVFLQELGVAPGRYVERVRLEAARALLQDAQASIATVSRLCGFGHPENLRRTFHKHLSVSPQEYAERFGMLA, translated from the coding sequence ATGCCCGAACCGCGCCTGATTGCCTGCCTGATCTATCCCGACGTGATGAGCCTGGACGTGACCGGACCGCTGCAGGTATTCGCCTCGGCCAACGTCGAACGCCAGCGCCAGGGCCTGCCGCCTTTCTACCGGATACAGGTGCTCGGCGAGCGTAGCGAAGCGGTGCCCAGTTCCGCGGGCATCCGCATCTGCGCCGACCTCGCCTGGCGCGACTGTCCGCCGGAAAGCCTGGACACCCTGTTGGTGCCCGGCGGCCTCGGTGTCGAGGCGCAGACCCGCAACGCCGACCTGCTCGCCTGGCTGAAAGCCGCCGAACCGTGCATACGGCGGCTCGGCTCGGTGTGTTCGGGAGCGCTGATCCTGGCCGCCGCCGGGGTTCTCGACGGGCGCCCGGCGACCACCCACTGGGCCGACGTGGCGACGCTGCGCCAGGGGTTTCCCGGCGTCCATGTGCAAGGCGACCGCCTGCACACCTACGACCCGCGGTGCCGCGACGGCGACGCCCACATCTTCACCTCGGCCGGCGTCACGGCGGGAATCGACCTGGCCCTGGCGCTGGTCGAGGCCGACCTCGGCCGCAGCCTGGCGCTCAGCGTCGCGCGACGCCTGGTGATGTTCCTCAAGCGTCCTGGCGGCCAGGCCCAGTTCAGCGCCTGGCTGACCCCGGAACCGAGCCGCACCCCGCGTCTGGCCGCGCTGCTGGAGTGGATTCCCGCCAACCTCGCCGGCGACCTGTCCCTGGAAGCCCTCGCCGACCAGGCCTGCATGAGCCCGCGTACGCTGTCCCGGGTATTTCTCCAGGAACTGGGCGTGGCGCCCGGTCGCTACGTCGAGCGGGTTCGCCTGGAGGCCGCGCGCGCCCTGCTGCAGGACGCCCAGGCGTCGATCGCCACGGTGTCCCGGCTGTGCGGCTTCGGCCATCCGGAAAACCTCCGGCGGACGTTCCACAAGCATCTTTCGGTCAGCCCCCAGGAATACGCCGAACGCTTCGGCATGCTGGCCTGA
- a CDS encoding DUF1272 domain-containing protein yields MLELRPNCECCDRDLPGDSGDALICTFECTFCRDCATVRLGGQCPNCGGELLARPRRPRDALARHPASSRRVVRPGGCPE; encoded by the coding sequence ATGCTGGAACTGCGCCCCAACTGCGAGTGCTGCGACCGCGACCTGCCCGGCGACAGCGGCGACGCGCTGATCTGCACCTTCGAGTGCACCTTCTGCCGCGACTGCGCGACGGTCCGCCTGGGCGGCCAGTGCCCGAACTGCGGCGGCGAACTGCTGGCCCGGCCAAGGCGTCCGCGGGATGCGCTAGCCCGTCACCCCGCCTCCAGCCGACGCGTCGTCAGGCCCGGCGGTTGTCCGGAGTGA
- a CDS encoding MFS transporter, whose amino-acid sequence MLLRNPTLLLLFCGQALYWSCSLIGITLTALVGVQLAPLNSLATLPLALLVLGNLLAVQPLSHFMQRHGRRPGLMLGAGGGVLGGLVCAAGVWTGDFLWFCLGALGIGVYQASAMYYRFAALEAVDAGRKGRASAYVLAGGVLAALLAPSLALWSRNALAQPFVGAYLLIAVLALAGLLLMALLREGQAPRPARLAWRDIGGLLRRPVVRAAIACTAAGHGLMILIMNATPLAMSFCGLPLEQSSRVIQWHVLGMFLPAFFAGPLVDRIGNRRVALLGAFLLAASAGIALDGQSVTHFLLSSLALGSGWNLMLIAGTTLLGEGHAESERGAAQGLMEQGNSLVAALMSFGSGALITSLGWNAVNLLVWPALLVALALLWPVRRTRTLSR is encoded by the coding sequence ATGCTGCTACGCAACCCGACCCTGCTCCTGCTGTTCTGCGGCCAGGCCCTGTACTGGTCCTGCTCGCTGATCGGCATAACCCTGACCGCCCTGGTCGGCGTCCAGCTGGCGCCGTTGAACAGCCTGGCCACCCTGCCCCTGGCCCTGCTGGTGCTGGGCAACCTGCTGGCGGTGCAGCCGTTGTCGCACTTCATGCAGCGCCACGGCCGACGTCCCGGGCTGATGCTCGGCGCCGGCGGCGGCGTGCTCGGCGGCCTGGTCTGCGCCGCCGGTGTCTGGACTGGCGATTTCCTCTGGTTCTGTCTCGGCGCGCTGGGCATCGGGGTCTACCAGGCCTCGGCCATGTACTACCGGTTCGCCGCGCTGGAGGCGGTGGATGCCGGGCGGAAAGGCCGCGCCAGCGCCTACGTGCTCGCCGGCGGAGTACTCGCCGCGCTGCTGGCGCCGAGCCTGGCGCTGTGGTCACGCAACGCGCTGGCCCAGCCCTTCGTCGGCGCCTATCTGCTGATCGCCGTGCTGGCCCTCGCCGGCCTGCTGCTGATGGCCCTGCTCCGCGAAGGCCAGGCGCCACGCCCGGCACGACTCGCCTGGCGCGACATAGGCGGCCTGTTGCGGCGGCCGGTGGTCCGCGCGGCCATCGCCTGCACCGCGGCCGGACACGGGTTGATGATCCTGATCATGAACGCCACGCCGCTGGCCATGAGCTTCTGCGGCCTGCCGCTGGAACAGTCGAGTCGGGTCATCCAATGGCACGTGCTGGGAATGTTCCTTCCGGCGTTCTTCGCCGGACCGCTGGTCGACCGCATCGGCAACCGTCGCGTCGCCCTGCTCGGCGCGTTCCTGCTCGCCGCAAGTGCCGGCATCGCCCTGGACGGGCAGTCGGTCACGCATTTCCTGCTCAGTTCGCTGGCCCTGGGCAGCGGCTGGAACCTGATGCTCATCGCCGGCACCACCCTGCTCGGCGAGGGCCACGCCGAAAGCGAGCGCGGCGCCGCGCAAGGATTGATGGAGCAAGGCAACAGCCTGGTGGCGGCGCTGATGTCGTTCGGCTCCGGCGCCCTGATCACCAGCCTTGGCTGGAACGCGGTGAACCTGCTGGTCTGGCCGGCGCTGCTGGTGGCGCTGGCACTGCTCTGGCCGGTACGACGAACGCGGACGCTGTCGCGCTGA